One Pyxicephalus adspersus chromosome 3, UCB_Pads_2.0, whole genome shotgun sequence genomic window carries:
- the HMGB2 gene encoding high mobility group protein B2: MGKGDPNKPRGKMSSYAYFVQTCREEHKKKHPDSSVNFAEFSKKCSERWKTMSAKEKSKFEDMAKGDKVRYEREMKNYIPPKGEKKGKKKKDPNAPKRPPSAFFLFCSEQRPSIKSETPGLSIGDTAKKLGELWSEQTPKDKQPYEQKAAKLKEKYEKDVAAYRAKGNSDVGKKVPGRPASSKKKAEPEDDDDEEEEDEEEDEDDDDDDE; encoded by the exons ATGGGTAAAGGAGATCCTAATAAGCCAAGGGGGAAGATGTCCTCCTATGCCTACTTCGTACAGACCTGCAGGGAGGAGCACAAGAAGAAACACCCGGACTCTTCCGTCAACTTTGCAGAATTCTCCAAGAAGTGCTCAGAGAGGTGGAAG ACCATGTCTGCCAAGGAAAAATCCAAGTTTGAAGATATGGCTAAGGGCGATAAGGTTCGTTATGAAAGGGAAATGAAAAACTACATCCCACCGAAGGGGGAGAAGAagggaaagaagaagaaggaCCCAAATGCACCTAAACGACCACC ATCTGCCTTCTTCCTTTTCTGCTCTGAGCAGCGGCCATCGATAAAGAGCGAAACCCCTGGTCTGTCAATTGGTGATACTGCCAAGAAACTGGGAGAGTTGTGGTCTGAACAGACACCAAAAGACAAACAGCCATATGAACAGAAGGCAGCAAAACTAAAGGAGAAATATGAGAAG GATGTTGCTGCATATCGGGCAAAGGGCAACAGTGATGTTGGCAAGAAGGTTCCCGGCAGGCCAGCAAGCTCAAAGAAGAAGGCTGAACCAGAAGATGACGAcgatgaggaggaagaagatgaagaagaagacgaggatgatgatgatgacgatgagtGA